The DNA sequence ATTGAGGCTTTCCTCAGGCTTGATTTGCCGGGCACTAAAATCATTGTGGGTGATGGCCCAGCCCGAGTATCAACGCAGAGAAAGTATTCCGAGGCTGTTTGGCTCGGTTACAAATTTGGAGAGGAATTGGCTAAACTCTATGCTGATAGTGATGTTTTTGTGTTTGCTTCCAAGCAAACCAACTAGAGAAAGTTTTGCGATAAGTCCAGTTAATAATTATGATGTCACTTTGTGGAAGAGTTGGCATTTACAGTCAGTAATCGCCATGTGTTTTTATCTCCGAAATGATCAATTTAAATTACAGATGCAACTGATTCTTAAATTATTGTCTTTTATTTTTTTGGTAGTTTTCTCAGCTGGAGTCAGTCCTGCAGCTCAGATCAAGCTTGGACAAGTTCTACCAGAAGTTAGCCTAACCGAATTTGGGAAACTCAATCTGGAGGGAGAGCAAATCAACTATGTGCCATGGAACAGCAGAGAGCTTCGTGGGAAGGTATTCACCATTTACCATCTGGCAGGAACTCGCTCAGCGGCTTCCCTGAATGACGCCTTCATTGATCGACTTTTAGAGGAACAGTTTGACCTGCTCCCGGGGAATCCCCATCAAACCTTCAAC is a window from the SAR324 cluster bacterium genome containing:
- a CDS encoding YtfJ family protein, whose protein sequence is MQLILKLLSFIFLVVFSAGVSPAAQIKLGQVLPEVSLTEFGKLNLEGEQINYVPWNSRELRGKVFTIYHLAGTRSAASLNDAFIDRLLEEQFDLLPGNPHQTFNIINLDDAMFGTSGIVQRTEEDRKRKYVVPGFALDKEGVIRNAWSLAPDSSAVIILNRSGKVVFFKDGQLSQAEIDQAIQMIKQNL